In the genome of Mucilaginibacter defluvii, one region contains:
- the mscL gene encoding large-conductance mechanosensitive channel protein MscL — protein MGFAKEFKEFAMRGNVVDLAVGVIIGAAFGKIVTSLVNDVIMPPIGYVTGGVDFSDKKILLKAADPVTKTAEVSILYGNFINTIIQFLIVAFCIFIVVKGINSLKKKEEAAPAAPPAPSKEEVLLTEIRDILARK, from the coding sequence ATGGGCTTTGCTAAAGAATTTAAAGAGTTTGCCATGCGTGGAAACGTGGTCGATCTGGCGGTGGGTGTTATCATCGGCGCTGCATTCGGCAAAATTGTAACCTCGCTGGTTAATGATGTGATAATGCCGCCGATAGGCTATGTAACCGGCGGCGTTGATTTTTCGGATAAAAAGATACTGCTTAAAGCTGCCGACCCGGTAACGAAAACCGCCGAGGTATCTATATTATATGGTAACTTTATTAACACCATTATCCAGTTCCTGATTGTGGCATTCTGTATATTTATCGTGGTAAAGGGCATTAATTCCTTAAAAAAGAAAGAAGAGGCCGCACCCGCTGCACCCCCGGCACCCAGCAAAGAAGAGGTTTTGCTTACCGAAATACGCGATATACTGGCCCGTAAATAA